A genome region from Brachymonas denitrificans includes the following:
- a CDS encoding ribose-phosphate pyrophosphokinase, which translates to MQNFDSDFLVFTGNANPSLAEEIVKSLGTSLGEVQVGRFSDGEVTVEIKQNVRARDVFIVQPTCAPTNENLMELLIMVDALKRASAERITAVIPYYGYARQDRRPRSTRVPISAKVVANLLQTVGVHRVLTMDLHADQIQGFFDIPVDNIYASPVLLSDLRQKNYEDLIVVSPDVGGVVRARALAKQLGCDLAIIDKRRPKANVSEVMNIIGDIDGRNCVVMDDMIDTAGTLVKAAEVLKERGAKSVYAYCTHPVFSGPAIERIVQGTALDEVVVTNTIPLSPQAQQCKRIRQLSVAPLIAETITRIAHGESVMSMFSE; encoded by the coding sequence ATGCAAAACTTCGATTCCGATTTCCTCGTCTTCACCGGTAACGCCAACCCCAGTCTGGCGGAAGAAATCGTCAAATCGCTCGGCACCTCCCTGGGTGAGGTTCAGGTCGGCCGCTTCTCCGATGGCGAAGTCACCGTCGAGATCAAGCAGAACGTGCGCGCCCGCGACGTATTCATCGTCCAGCCCACCTGCGCCCCCACCAACGAAAACCTGATGGAACTGCTCATCATGGTCGACGCGCTCAAGCGTGCATCGGCCGAGCGCATCACGGCAGTCATTCCCTACTACGGCTACGCCCGCCAGGATCGCCGCCCGCGTTCCACCCGCGTGCCGATTTCCGCCAAGGTCGTGGCCAACCTGCTGCAGACCGTGGGCGTGCACCGCGTACTCACCATGGACCTGCACGCCGACCAGATCCAGGGCTTCTTCGACATTCCGGTGGACAACATCTACGCCTCCCCGGTGCTGCTGAGCGACCTGCGCCAGAAGAACTACGAAGACCTGATCGTGGTCTCGCCCGACGTGGGCGGCGTGGTGCGCGCACGCGCCCTGGCCAAGCAGCTGGGCTGCGATCTGGCCATCATCGACAAGCGCCGTCCCAAGGCCAACGTCAGCGAAGTGATGAACATCATCGGTGACATCGACGGTCGCAACTGCGTGGTGATGGACGACATGATCGACACCGCCGGCACACTCGTGAAGGCTGCCGAGGTGCTCAAGGAGCGTGGCGCCAAGAGCGTATACGCCTATTGCACGCACCCCGTGTTCAGCGGCCCCGCCATCGAACGTATCGTCCAGGGCACGGCGCTGGACGAGGTCGTCGTGACCAACACCATTCCGCTGTCGCCGCAGGCGCAGCAGTGCAAACGCATTCGCCAGCTCTCCGTGGCTCCGCTGATCGCCGAGACGATCACGCGCATTGCCCACGGCGAGTCGGTCATGAGCATGTTCTCGGAGTAA
- the ispE gene encoding 4-(cytidine 5'-diphospho)-2-C-methyl-D-erythritol kinase, with translation MAETAFHKLPAPAKLNLFLHVVGRQDNGYHLLQSVFMLIDWQDSLDFTLQAGGTITRTEESELPLPAEDLCVRAARKLQQATGCTLGAHIHLRKQIPAEAGMGGGSSDAATCLMALNRLWNLQLSPEQLAAIGVELGADVPFFLFGRNAWAEGIGEKLQPVELPASRWIVAKPDQGVPTGPIFSSPDLKRDTKPATLSAFVADADPFHYGHNDLQPVAERLCPPITQAIAWLDQQGLQARMTGSGSAVFAQLPAGFDADKLQQSAPEKNWKIRVCSNLSLHPLLQWRA, from the coding sequence ATGGCCGAAACCGCCTTTCACAAGCTCCCCGCTCCTGCCAAGCTCAACCTGTTCCTGCACGTGGTGGGCCGGCAGGACAACGGCTACCACCTGCTGCAGTCGGTCTTCATGCTGATCGACTGGCAGGACTCGCTCGACTTCACGCTGCAAGCCGGCGGCACCATCACCCGCACCGAAGAAAGCGAACTACCGCTGCCGGCCGAAGACCTCTGCGTGCGCGCCGCGCGCAAGCTGCAGCAGGCCACGGGCTGCACGCTGGGCGCCCATATCCACCTGCGCAAGCAGATTCCCGCCGAAGCGGGCATGGGCGGCGGCTCATCCGACGCCGCCACCTGCCTGATGGCGCTGAATCGCCTCTGGAACCTCCAGCTCTCGCCCGAACAGCTGGCCGCCATCGGCGTGGAGCTGGGCGCAGATGTGCCCTTCTTCCTGTTCGGGCGCAACGCCTGGGCCGAGGGCATCGGCGAGAAGCTGCAGCCGGTGGAACTGCCTGCTTCCCGGTGGATCGTGGCCAAGCCTGACCAGGGCGTGCCGACCGGACCCATTTTTTCTTCACCCGACCTGAAACGCGACACAAAACCTGCTACACTCTCGGCTTTCGTTGCAGACGCTGACCCGTTTCATTACGGACACAACGACCTGCAACCGGTCGCCGAAAGGCTTTGCCCGCCGATCACCCAGGCCATCGCCTGGCTCGATCAGCAAGGACTGCAGGCACGCATGACCGGTTCAGGCAGTGCAGTGTTTGCACAATTGCCCGCAGGGTTTGATGCCGACAAATTGCAACAGTCGGCCCCAGAAAAAAACTGGAAAATCAGAGTCTGCAGCAATTTGAGCCTCCATCCTCTGCTACAATGGAGAGCTTAA
- the mutY gene encoding A/G-specific adenine glycosylase, producing MAESLGGVFFERLVQWQRRHGRHGLPWQQTRDPYRVWLSEVMLQQTQVVTVLGYYERFLQAFPDVQALAQAHQDEVLALWSGLGYYSRARNLLRCAQEVCGTHGGEFPRSSAELATLPGIGPSTAAAIAAFCFGERSSILDANVQRVLSRVLGFGEDLSGVRAVRALWQRANALIPGDAGPDAMSAYTQGLMDLGATICAPRQPACAACPMQDICVAAGQGTQLVYPVRSSKLKRSAENWWMLVLHSPQGIWLQRRPLQGIWAGLHCVPLFADESALQQAVAGSAARLQHLPAFKHVLTHKDLYLHPVVLELQGNVVAEPAPAVPFAGLEGRWIADWETVGLPAPLRKWLKAQQEATAPGTRELWD from the coding sequence ATGGCGGAATCCTTGGGGGGTGTGTTCTTCGAGCGGCTGGTGCAATGGCAGCGCCGCCACGGCCGCCACGGCTTGCCCTGGCAGCAGACGCGCGACCCCTATCGGGTCTGGCTGTCGGAAGTGATGCTGCAGCAGACCCAGGTGGTGACGGTACTGGGCTATTACGAGCGTTTCCTGCAGGCCTTTCCGGATGTGCAGGCGCTGGCGCAGGCACATCAGGACGAGGTGCTGGCCTTGTGGAGCGGGCTGGGCTACTACAGCCGGGCGCGCAACCTGTTGCGCTGTGCGCAGGAGGTGTGCGGCACGCATGGGGGCGAGTTTCCGCGCAGCAGTGCGGAGCTGGCGACGCTGCCGGGCATCGGGCCTTCCACGGCGGCTGCGATTGCAGCGTTCTGTTTTGGCGAGCGCAGTTCCATCCTGGATGCCAATGTGCAGCGCGTGCTCAGCCGCGTGCTTGGGTTTGGCGAGGATTTGTCCGGCGTAAGGGCGGTGCGCGCCTTGTGGCAGCGGGCCAACGCGCTGATTCCGGGTGATGCGGGGCCGGATGCGATGTCTGCCTACACCCAGGGCCTGATGGATCTGGGCGCTACCATCTGCGCGCCGCGCCAGCCGGCCTGCGCCGCCTGTCCGATGCAGGACATCTGCGTGGCGGCGGGGCAGGGCACGCAGCTGGTTTATCCGGTGCGCAGCAGCAAGCTCAAGCGCTCTGCCGAGAACTGGTGGATGCTGGTGCTGCACTCACCGCAGGGCATCTGGCTGCAGCGCAGGCCGCTTCAGGGCATCTGGGCCGGCCTGCATTGCGTGCCGCTGTTCGCGGACGAGTCGGCATTGCAACAGGCGGTGGCAGGGAGCGCGGCAAGGCTGCAGCATCTGCCGGCATTCAAGCATGTGCTGACGCACAAGGATCTCTATCTGCACCCCGTCGTGCTGGAATTGCAGGGCAACGTGGTGGCAGAGCCTGCGCCAGCCGTTCCCTTTGCTGGACTGGAGGGCCGCTGGATTGCCGATTGGGAGACGGTGGGCCTGCCGGCACCATTGCGCAAATGGCTGAAGGCACAGCAGGAGGCAACAGCGCCCGGCACCCGCGAGCTATGGGATTGA
- the pth gene encoding aminoacyl-tRNA hydrolase — translation MIQLIVGLGNPGPEYEATRHNAGFWWAEAAARKLGITLNQERSYFAQVGRTNVAGHPVWVMLPQTFMNRSGQAVGALARFFKIPSENILVVHDELDLEPGQVKLKKGGGHAGHNGLRDIHAQLGTPDYWRLRLGIGHPGVKSEVVNWVLKKPSLDHRIAIEQAIDHSLRALPDLLAGDMVKATKDIHTAP, via the coding sequence ATGATTCAATTGATCGTCGGCCTGGGCAACCCGGGCCCGGAATACGAAGCCACCCGCCACAATGCCGGTTTCTGGTGGGCCGAAGCAGCAGCGCGCAAGCTGGGCATCACGCTCAACCAGGAGCGCAGCTATTTCGCCCAGGTGGGCCGCACCAACGTCGCCGGCCATCCGGTGTGGGTGATGCTGCCGCAGACCTTCATGAACCGTTCAGGCCAGGCTGTGGGTGCGCTGGCGCGCTTCTTCAAGATTCCGTCCGAGAACATCCTGGTGGTGCATGACGAACTGGACCTGGAGCCCGGCCAGGTCAAGCTGAAAAAAGGCGGCGGGCATGCCGGCCATAACGGGCTGCGCGACATCCATGCGCAACTGGGTACGCCGGACTACTGGCGCCTGCGCCTGGGCATCGGCCATCCTGGCGTGAAGTCCGAAGTGGTGAACTGGGTGCTGAAGAAGCCCTCGCTCGATCACCGCATTGCCATCGAGCAGGCCATCGACCACAGCCTGCGCGCCCTGCCCGACCTGCTGGCGGGCGACATGGTGAAGGCGACCAAGGACATCCATACGGCGCCTTGA
- a CDS encoding lipoprotein insertase outer membrane protein LolB, translated as MNDFPGLNRRQAASLLTVSLIGATLAGCATPPRPATPDVAASTWSGRLSLTVDQEPPQSFFASFLLKGTPRQGTLDLYSPLGSTVAQVRWSPTEAIAQQGKMAREYPSLDDLIIDLTGANVPVPALFDWLAGRNTSVPGWQPDLSRQPEGRISARRLQPLPTARLQVVLDQNPA; from the coding sequence ATGAACGATTTCCCAGGCCTCAACCGCCGCCAGGCTGCCAGCCTGCTGACTGTTTCGCTGATCGGCGCCACGCTGGCCGGCTGCGCCACGCCGCCCCGCCCTGCCACGCCCGATGTTGCTGCCTCCACCTGGAGCGGCCGCCTGTCGCTCACGGTGGACCAGGAGCCGCCGCAGTCCTTCTTCGCCAGCTTCCTGCTCAAGGGCACACCGCGCCAAGGCACGCTGGACCTCTACAGCCCGCTGGGCAGCACCGTCGCCCAGGTGCGCTGGTCACCCACCGAGGCCATCGCCCAACAGGGCAAGATGGCACGCGAATATCCCTCGCTCGATGACCTGATCATCGACTTGACCGGTGCCAACGTGCCGGTGCCCGCCCTGTTCGACTGGCTCGCCGGCCGCAACACCAGCGTGCCCGGCTGGCAACCCGACCTGAGCCGCCAGCCCGAAGGCCGCATCAGCGCGCGCCGCCTGCAACCGCTGCCCACGGCGCGCCTGCAGGTCGTGCTGGACCAGAACCCGGCCTGA
- a CDS encoding tetratricopeptide repeat protein produces the protein MRLSPIALSLALGLATLSSQPVVAAPARPAALSPERTNTQVDADRRIRQDAALDTIILNSTALYDALVGELYYQSREPGKSYAYLMEAARRSGDTRLYARAAEVAIQARSPDAALRAVQAWQKLKPSDSEASNYQLQILLLLGRIEESAGPLAQALNNAPPERRLKLIHATPVLYGEIHNQELVLRTVEPVLQTWAEQPATAFVTNISLARMQLTARQYAQAMDSLEKARAAQVPAERLGTVLPNHELPALVALDVMRLSRTTTPYAASHAEEFVRQAVRQADVSQELRISYAKVLIESRRYDDSLTQLKELLRKHPGYAMGWLLQGGVQLQTRQYKAAESSLQRYLTLRRVDDSIQPHGETPSLLGMASAGSDVQAYLMLAEIADQRNDAAAAANWLKRIQSPAARNAAILQRAEALNNQGKPEQALQLVNALPGDSVKERSLKALVQVQILETADKLAPAEKVLGTALAEDADNAELLYARGMIRERLGNRAGAEADLRKVITLSPDTPAAYNALGYSLVERGERLEEARTLIARALELMPNSGAVQDSMGWAEYKLGRLKEARRWLEKAFDNEPNAEIAAHLGEVLWKLGDQTKARAIWQEGLKLDAKDEVLLRTMQEFGVKPAP, from the coding sequence TTGCGCCTCTCGCCCATTGCCCTCAGCCTGGCCCTTGGCCTGGCAACGCTTTCCAGCCAGCCGGTGGTCGCAGCCCCGGCACGGCCTGCCGCCCTGTCGCCCGAGCGCACCAACACGCAGGTCGACGCCGACCGCCGGATTCGGCAGGATGCGGCACTCGACACCATCATCCTCAATTCCACCGCGCTCTACGATGCACTGGTTGGCGAGCTGTATTACCAGAGCCGCGAGCCTGGCAAGTCCTACGCCTACCTGATGGAGGCAGCGCGCCGCAGCGGCGATACCCGGCTCTATGCACGCGCTGCCGAGGTCGCCATCCAGGCACGCTCGCCGGATGCCGCGCTGCGTGCCGTGCAGGCCTGGCAAAAGCTCAAGCCCTCCGATTCCGAAGCCAGCAACTACCAGTTGCAGATCCTGCTGCTGCTCGGCCGTATCGAGGAAAGCGCCGGTCCGCTGGCCCAGGCCCTGAACAATGCCCCACCCGAGCGGCGCCTCAAGCTGATCCACGCCACCCCGGTGCTGTACGGCGAAATCCACAACCAGGAACTGGTATTGCGCACCGTGGAGCCGGTGCTGCAGACCTGGGCCGAACAGCCTGCCACGGCCTTTGTCACCAACATCAGCCTGGCGCGCATGCAACTGACCGCGCGCCAGTATGCACAGGCCATGGATTCGCTGGAGAAGGCGCGCGCCGCCCAGGTTCCTGCCGAGCGGCTGGGCACCGTGCTCCCCAACCACGAGTTGCCTGCCCTGGTGGCGCTCGATGTGATGCGCCTCTCGCGCACCACCACCCCCTACGCCGCCAGCCACGCGGAAGAATTCGTACGCCAGGCCGTGCGTCAGGCCGATGTGTCACAGGAACTGCGCATCAGCTACGCCAAGGTGCTGATCGAGTCTCGCCGCTACGATGACAGCCTCACCCAGCTGAAGGAGCTGCTGCGCAAGCATCCCGGCTACGCCATGGGCTGGCTGCTGCAAGGCGGCGTCCAGCTGCAGACCAGGCAATACAAGGCAGCCGAAAGCTCGCTGCAGCGCTACCTCACCCTGCGCAGGGTGGATGACAGCATTCAGCCGCACGGCGAAACCCCCTCGCTGCTGGGCATGGCCTCTGCCGGCAGCGACGTGCAGGCCTATCTGATGCTGGCCGAAATCGCCGACCAGCGCAACGACGCAGCTGCCGCAGCCAACTGGCTCAAGCGCATCCAGTCTCCCGCTGCACGCAACGCCGCCATCCTGCAGCGCGCCGAAGCACTCAACAACCAGGGCAAGCCAGAGCAGGCCCTGCAACTGGTCAACGCCCTGCCGGGCGACAGCGTGAAGGAACGCTCGCTCAAGGCGCTGGTGCAAGTGCAGATCCTCGAGACTGCCGACAAGCTGGCTCCCGCGGAAAAGGTTCTGGGCACCGCCCTGGCCGAAGATGCCGACAACGCAGAACTGCTCTATGCCCGCGGCATGATCCGCGAGCGCCTGGGCAACCGGGCCGGCGCCGAAGCCGACCTGCGCAAGGTCATCACCCTGAGCCCGGATACCCCGGCCGCCTACAACGCCCTCGGCTATTCTCTGGTCGAACGTGGCGAGCGGCTGGAAGAAGCACGCACGCTGATTGCACGCGCACTGGAACTGATGCCCAACAGCGGTGCCGTCCAGGACAGCATGGGCTGGGCCGAATACAAGCTCGGCCGCCTGAAGGAAGCCCGCCGCTGGCTGGAAAAGGCCTTCGACAACGAGCCCAATGCCGAAATCGCCGCCCACCTGGGCGAAGTGCTCTGGAAGCTGGGCGACCAGACCAAGGCGCGCGCCATCTGGCAGGAAGGCCTAAAGCTCGACGCCAAGGACGAGGTGCTGCTGCGCACCATGCAGGAGTTCGGCGTGAAGCCGGCACCATGA
- the mutM gene encoding bifunctional DNA-formamidopyrimidine glycosylase/DNA-(apurinic or apyrimidinic site) lyase, producing the protein MPELPEVEVTRRSFVDRIRGARVAGVHMGKPLRWPLGAEPEVLLGQEVQDVRRRGKYLLLDLSGGLLMVHLGMSGSLRFDTLLPPPGVHDHFEMDTSLGLLRLNDPRRFGAVMYMQAESDPRAQKLLAHLGAEPLDDAFDLPYFAARLKVRSAPIKQVLLAGDVVVGVGNIYASEALFRARIDPTTPARALTRPQVERLWAAIRYIIEWAIDEGGSTLRDFSSAEGRNGYFQLQAMVYDRAGQPCRECGTPIRMLRQGQRSTYVCPRCQKMPASRFKGA; encoded by the coding sequence TTGCCTGAATTGCCCGAAGTCGAAGTCACGCGACGCAGTTTCGTCGACCGCATCCGAGGGGCGCGCGTTGCCGGCGTGCACATGGGCAAGCCCTTGCGCTGGCCGCTGGGCGCCGAGCCGGAAGTGCTGCTCGGCCAGGAGGTGCAGGATGTGCGCCGCCGCGGCAAGTACCTGCTGCTGGATCTGAGTGGCGGATTGCTGATGGTGCATCTGGGCATGTCGGGCAGTCTGCGCTTCGATACGCTGTTGCCGCCGCCAGGCGTGCATGACCATTTCGAGATGGATACCAGCCTGGGCCTGCTGCGGCTGAATGATCCGCGTCGTTTCGGTGCCGTGATGTACATGCAGGCCGAGAGCGATCCGCGCGCGCAGAAGCTGCTGGCACACCTGGGGGCCGAGCCCCTGGACGATGCCTTCGACCTGCCGTACTTTGCCGCCCGGCTCAAGGTGCGCAGCGCGCCGATCAAGCAGGTGCTGCTGGCGGGGGATGTGGTGGTTGGCGTGGGCAATATCTATGCGTCCGAAGCGCTGTTTAGGGCGCGTATCGATCCGACCACGCCCGCGCGTGCGCTGACGCGGCCGCAGGTGGAGCGACTCTGGGCAGCGATCCGCTACATCATCGAGTGGGCGATCGACGAGGGCGGCAGTACCTTGCGCGACTTTTCCAGCGCGGAAGGGCGCAACGGCTATTTCCAGCTGCAGGCCATGGTGTACGACCGGGCCGGCCAGCCCTGCCGCGAATGCGGCACGCCGATCCGCATGCTGCGCCAGGGACAGCGTTCCACCTACGTCTGTCCGCGCTGCCAGAAGATGCCGGCCTCGCGCTTCAAGGGGGCGTGA
- a CDS encoding 50S ribosomal protein L25/general stress protein Ctc translates to MKVVAFERAKQGTGASRRLRNAGKAPGIIYGGTAEPQLIELDHNALWHALKKEAFHSSILDLEVAGKTSQVVLRDVQYHPYKQQVLHVDFQRVSATEKLQFKVPLHFLGENDSPAVKLEQCMVAYIVTELEVSCLPADLPEFIEVDLTKVVKGDVVKLSQIQLPKGVEAIAHGEEDPVLASVVAPKGPGADEEAAEGEEPAAE, encoded by the coding sequence ATGAAAGTCGTCGCTTTTGAGCGCGCCAAGCAAGGTACGGGTGCGAGCCGCCGCCTGCGCAATGCTGGCAAGGCCCCCGGTATCATCTACGGTGGCACCGCCGAACCCCAGCTGATCGAGCTGGATCACAACGCCCTGTGGCACGCCCTGAAGAAGGAAGCATTCCACTCTTCCATCCTGGATCTGGAAGTTGCCGGCAAGACCAGCCAGGTCGTGCTGCGAGACGTGCAGTACCACCCCTACAAGCAGCAAGTGCTGCACGTGGATTTCCAGCGCGTGTCCGCTACCGAAAAACTGCAGTTCAAGGTGCCGCTGCACTTCCTGGGTGAAAACGACTCCCCGGCCGTCAAGCTGGAGCAGTGCATGGTCGCCTACATCGTGACCGAACTGGAAGTCAGCTGCCTGCCGGCCGACCTGCCCGAGTTCATCGAAGTGGACCTGACCAAGGTCGTCAAGGGCGACGTGGTCAAGCTGAGCCAGATCCAGCTGCCCAAGGGCGTGGAAGCCATCGCCCACGGCGAAGAAGACCCGGTGCTGGCCAGCGTTGTGGCCCCGAAAGGCCCCGGTGCCGACGAAGAAGCTGCCGAAGGCGAAGAGCCCGCAGCCGAGTAA
- a CDS encoding YfhL family 4Fe-4S dicluster ferredoxin has protein sequence MALIITDDCINCDVCEPECPNEAIYLGEHIYEINPDKCTECVGHFDEPQCVQLCPVACIPVDPQHVESREQLMQKYERLQQETLKSRG, from the coding sequence GTGGCACTGATCATCACCGACGACTGCATCAACTGCGATGTATGCGAACCCGAGTGCCCGAACGAAGCCATCTATCTGGGCGAGCACATCTACGAGATCAATCCGGACAAGTGCACCGAATGCGTCGGCCACTTCGATGAGCCGCAGTGCGTGCAACTGTGCCCGGTGGCCTGCATCCCGGTCGACCCGCAGCATGTGGAAAGCCGCGAGCAGCTCATGCAGAAATACGAGCGCCTGCAGCAGGAAACCCTGAAGAGCCGCGGCTGA